The nucleotide window tggtgcatcctacttctatcaatggtccttgagatgcttctacaacttgttcgaagtccacctgtgcctaaattaattcacaggacattatTAGGAAAGGTACACATAcctttatataaggtctcacagttgatggtgtatgtcagagtgaaaaccagaCCACAAGGTCGAGAGAATTGTCCATAGACCggcgagacagggttgtgtgaagaagATATGGGGAAGGATACAATTCTGAAacattgaaagtgcccaagagcacagtagcctccatcattctcaaatggaaaagtttggaacaaccaacagtcttcctagatctggccgctcagccaaactgagtaatccgggacgaagggccttggtcagacaggtaaccaaggacccaatggtcactatgaatgaaacataataaaatgtggaaaaagtgaagtgctgtgaatactttccgtatgcactgtaTAGCCTCTTAAATCTGACATGCAAAGTGTGAAAGACTTGAACTGTCATTTGAAATGGTGAGGTTTCTGAGAGTGTTAAAATAAGTTTCTCAATTGTAgttaggtttttttttctccaataaatacattatgactattattaattattataatgatTGTTATGAAATAATAATGACTTATTACATGTGTATTTTTCTGAAACTTGAAAAGGCAGAATGTTTGTACACGTACAAACATTGTATGCATTATATAAAAGTGTTAGACATTCATGATCTGAAATCCCTTAATTCCATTTTTGCAGGGAAAGTGCGGAGCCTCAGTTCAGGCTTGTggtcactcactcacctcaccGCTTTACACGTCAGCGACAACTCCTTGTCGAGGATTCCCCCAGATATTGCCAAGCTACACAACCTTGTATACCTGGATCTTTCATCCAACAACATCAGGAGCCTGCCTGCTGAGCTTGGCAACATGGTGTCTCTCAGGTAAGCCCTGTTGTTATTAGGTGCTGCTATAGTTGTATGGATGAAAAACACTTTTTCTGAAAGCATTTACCTATCTTCCACAGGGAATTGCTTTTAAATAACAACCAGTTGCGGGTTTTGCCTTTTGAATTGGGAAAACTGTTTCAGTTACAAACACTGGGATTGAAAGGTGAGTGTTACTCTTCCATAGTAACTTACTTTCCCTTTTTAACcccattaaaggtgctctaagtgatgttacatggtttctaagctaaacaattttttgtcacctacagcaaacatcacctcaccacccgctagctgcctgtgccctgaatacactgtaaaaaaaaaaaacgcggtctctgtggacagcccaggctccaaaaacagcaacaaaaacaacttggtccagcctggaccattacattttacaaactgttccagccaatcaccggcGAGATGCGTGTTTTGGAGAGTTTCcattgcatgggagggagggggagggagtagcgagctagctctctgtttttgttttgtttgaacgtctacagaagtgacgttaccctacatcgcttagagcacctttaagtgttTGAAAACACTGAAAAGGAAATTAAGTTGACATTTTCATTTGATGCCTTTCAAAGGGAACCCTCTCACACAGGTGATCATGAAGTTATACCAGGAACCAGATGGTACAAGACGGCTGTTAAACTACCTGCTTGACAATCTGGCTGGTGCCATCAAACGCAGtaagtgtgttttttccccttaaTTACTCATCCAATTACTTGTTTCCTTTCAATAAAATCAGCATTGTCTCTGTGTGGACTTTAGACCCTTTACatctctcccctacatacacagcacattgtctcatgaggaagcttctccaacacacatattgcacactgccctctccccacatacacagcacactatcccatctcccctgccatgcccccaacacacacaccaagacccctggcagttgggttagccccttgagccgtggatctgcccaaggtttcttccttggtaagggagtttttccttgcccctgttgctcttgggtgctccttgttggtgccccccccccccccccccccccatcccaatcctcccccacctttcttatgcaggccttgccacttaatctactaaacccctcttctactgcaccccccccccccccccccccccccccataaatgcacaaataggctgacaccagacataatttcactgcatttcttacttctgTACTGTATCAGTTTCGAAGTAGATATGATGTGCGTCCCCATTATTACCATTGATATGCAAATCTCATGACCATTCACCCTTTGTCAAGTCCAGCATCCCTATGTTACTGTTGCTAGGTCAGTTAAACAATGGCCATGCAGCATTAGAAACCTCCATTACAACTTGTTATTCTGATTCTTGAAAATCATGACAAAAGTACAATCAACAACTATGGGCACAAGGGAAGAAATAACCTTCAGATAAAATCTGAAAACTAAGGAGAAATGGGCAATGCCTGCCAagcgaacaaacaaacaaaatacctcATGTGGTGGACATTTTAGTACATTGCACAGTGCTTCTGCCATTCACTGCCTTTAGTCTGCTTAATTTTTGTTTTAGCGTTTTGATAGCAACATCTTTTTGTCATCAAAACCAATGCCTAGATTTTCTGCTGCCATTGTTTCACTCACACCTTATTTTCAtcaagtttgaaaaaaaaaaacattaattttCCTATAAAGATTTTTTCTTTGCAACCAGGAAGTATTAAAAAGCTAACATTAAAAACTACAAGCTTTTGGTATACTTCCCCACTCTATTGTAAGACTGATATAACATTGTATCATTTGTTTCTTTGCTCAGTTCCAACAGAGCAGCCCCCATCCAGGTCTTTGATTGTACTACAAGAGCCCGACAGAACAAGGCCGTCAGGTACCCTCTCTACTATTATTACACACTATTATTATACACACTAAGGCAGTGTTGAAGACATGGCTTCAGGTCTGTAATGGCCAATCCAGTGAACTAATGACTATATTTATCAATATGTTTAGTCTTTTTCAATGTAAGGTGGTATTTGCAAAAATAATTGGCAATAATTAACCAAAATTTTATTTTGGTTTTAAATGTGGTATATTACACAAAAATATTCAAAAATGTGTTCAcctttaccttgtgttttactAATATACTAATACTCTATGTAAGACACAAATGGGTGCATCAgaatagtctgtgtgtgtaagtaagtacGCTTGCATGCCTGTGtccttgtatgtatgtgtgcttctgtgtgcgaccgcatgtttgtgagtgtgtgtgcgtgcgtgcgtgcgtgcctgcctgcatgtgtgtgtgcgcgtgcgcgcgtgtgtgtgtgtgtgtaagtaagtatgcttgcatgtctgtgtccttgtatgtatgtgtgtgcttctgtgtgtgaccgcatgtttgtgagtgtgtgcgtgtatgtgtaccaatatttatgtgtgtgtgtttctgtgtgtgcgcatgttttgTAAATCGTAAATCAGGTTTccaggccaagtatacttgcaaggattttggtctctgcatttatcccatccatgaattagtgaacacacagagcacacagtgaacacacagtgaggtgaagtacacactaacccggagcagtgagctgccttgctacagtggcgcttggggagcgatgaggggttaggtgccttactcaagggcacttcagccgttcttactggtcggggattgaactggcaacccttcggttccaagcccgaagccctaaccagcaAGCCACGACTGCCCCATGTTTGTGGGTCAAATGAGAGATAAATAGGTGCCGGGGGCACACCCGTGAGttcatgtacacataacttGAGATAAATCCAGGGTTCCcacaggtcatggaatttctggaatatcatggaattttggaaagtctattccagacatggaaagtcagggaatttcaTCATTGTTGgcgaaaagtcatggaatatcagggaattttgttgtaaatctacttgccaaaatacattaatacaaatatatttcctggttatatctggttattagctttactgcttgcttgagtagttgtggttagcccaactttgtttattcaatgcccattcaTCTCCCAtgcaaaaaagtaaaagattcttgaacgctatGCGGCTGTTCTGAAATCTTTGGTTTGTATATTGTACCATTTAATTAATTATATTGTGGgtcatggatttttttttttttgttgttttttgtcagggaaagtcatggaattttacatttgacttaaagTGGGAACTCTGGTGAACTGTCTGGGCAAGGGAAGTCAATGCAGCTTAATTTGTATAGCACGTTCCATATTAGGCAATGCTTTACATCATCCAAAGAATAGCAGACAATAGTACATAAAACAATAAatgataatataatataataaatataaaaatagaaaaggaaattaaaatgtaaaaattcAAAAACCACAACTGCAAATCCAAAACCGCGATCGCAAATCCAAAACCACAACCGCAAATCAAAAACCACAACCGCAAATCGAAAATCACAACCGCAAATGAGGAATCACAATGACATTAACAAAATCACATTGGGTTCATCTCAAATCTCTATTTGCATACGGCCTCTCTCCTCGGTCCTCCAGCTCTTGCCTCAGAAATCGTTCAAAGCTCGATATCATCGAGGATGACTCATTTATCTAATTGCAACCAGAGGAGGCAAGAGAGATGAGGGAAGTGGAAGGCCCGATACGTGAGGAAACACAAAAGTATCTTACGCGGAAGCGTTTTCAGTCAGAATTGTGTGATCATTGGTCTATCTACTAGACAATAAACTAGTAGATAGACCAAGAAAAGACCATTATATGCTGGAAATAGGCCGCATCATCAGTAATTGACCTCTCTTAAAAGTGATGCGTGAGTGAGCAGGACATCTCATCTCTCAtatctgtctctccttcattcctccatcctcctatcgTTCCTTCCTCGTTTCCTTTACAAAATGAATTAGAAAGAGGGATTAGGacaggaggaaggaaggaaggaaggatagACAAAAAGACAACTGATATGAACCAACTGGAAATAAAAGCATGGATGCGTTTTTCCAAGCCTTGTTGTGTCATAAaatctctgagtctggcgaaaAAAGGCTGATTTGGTTATTGCTCTCGTGGCTGTCAACGTTTAGTACATTGAGAATGTCATCCAGAGTACATTGAGACCAATGGAGTTGACTGGTCTTGTTGTGTGGAAGTGTGCTCAGACGGGGCAAATAACAGTGGAGTGACAGCAATTTTCACACACCGTATGCTCCATcacaaagtgcttgtggctaagcGGCTAGAGGATGAGCttaatttatttttacttttgccgcagtattgtcgatgggtttaataacacatcttGCAAAAGGGGGGCCTtagccagaacctagtggtatttgggaaGCCTTGCCATGGAAAGGTTTGGGACCCCTggtttagatcactgtcaattatgacaccaaggtttttaacagaaCCTTTTCTTTGAGGCCTTTGGTTTCAAGAAGAGTGTCAACTCTAATCCTTTCATCCCTTTTGGCAAATATGATCACTTTAGTCTTGTCCTCAATCAGCTGAAGATTTATGACGCAGCCTGTTGTTGACTTGGTTGATGATTGATATAGAAAATCGGAGGGACCATAGTCAATTGGTGATTGGGAAAGTAAATTTGGGTGCATCAGCAGAATTATGATAGGTACTCTTATTATTCCTGATAATTTGTCCAAGTGGAGTATATAGAGGTTTAAAGGAGGACCTTGCCGGTTGTGGCTGTGCAGGCAAGTGTTGAAGTATCGAGCAGTAGCCAAAGTTGTAGGGAGGTGGAGCTCCAGACCGGTCCATGTAATCATCTTGACTGGCCTATTTGACATCAAAGTATGCTGGCAAGTTGATGCCTTGTCACCAGTACTTAAGGCTATGAGATTGACCAATCAGAGGGGTCTCTTTGCCTTCACCCACCtgaattcttttttttgtatcaCTGATCCTCGTCAAAACTGATGCACACTGCTCAACACTAACAGGactcacaatgtgtgtgtggaaaaccTGGACCCTGTCTTTAGATGTCTTTAAGCACTTTCATTTGGGACAAACACAATGAAAATCAGTGCAGGATTGACTTAGCTGTCATGCAAATCATGGCCACAATGCATTCATATGGGGGGCATCTGGCTAACAGAATAGACCACTGTTTTCGCCACTGACTGGCTCAATGTGTCATTACCAGTGCTGGGCAGCATGGACAAGATCCCGTACCGTAcagtattttccggactataagtcacactttttttcatagtttggctggtcctgcgactcaggtgctaAAGATGCTGTTGTGACCTTCTCTCCTGAAAATGGCTGTTTGAAGCGTGATACAGTTCTTTATAATGATGCGGGGTTTTGGCTGTTCATTCTTGACTGGTTGGCCATCTTTGTACTATTCCATTACAAAATAGAAGCTAGTCAGTGTGGTAGCATTCAGATGTCTTTTTCATACTGAATCAAGTAACAGCAACTGTGGGGTGTCAAATGAGCTCCAATCATGTACATTTCCCTTCTTTTTTATCAGCACTCTTCTCAGTCATGTGCTACAACGTCCTCTGTGACAAGTACGCTACACGTCAGCTGTACGGCTGCTGTCCATCATGGGCCCTAAACTGGGAGTACAGGAAGAAGGCCATCATGCAGGAGATTCTCAGCTGCAATGCTGACATCATCAGCCTTCAGGTCTTTAGCCCTTTGTCCCTTACTGTGCAATAGACTAGTGCTGCGCTGATGTGCATATTCAAACAGTAGGACTGAATGGAAGCCTGACAATACTCCCATACTGTCATCACAAACACCCTCAAGATATCTTGAAGAGGCATTATGAGGCACTTAATTGTATTAAAAGTGCAGCCTACAATTTTTGCATTTTTGACAAATTGAAATTGGTGTCCTGGCTCTAAACGGGATGCAAACAAAATGGCTCAGATAGAGGCAAAACAATCCCAGCCAATCCTCACATTGGTTCAGTAGGACACAAGGGACGCCCTGTGTTAGAAGTCAGTAGATGAAAAACTAACCTACTGCTGAAAAATGAATACAGACTGAGGTGACAATGAGAGAGATCTCTCCAAAAACATGTTCATCAAACAACAATGCTTTGTGTGAGGGATAACCCAGTGCAGCATGGGCAGAGTGGCGTGCACAATACTCTGCAGTTTTCTATCTTGTATAAATGTCCTGGGGGTGCAATGTGAATGCAAAGGCTAATTTAACTTCCTGTTCATTTTACTGTGGCCTAATTTATATATGTAGAAATGACAAATTTAAACAGATTCAAATGCAATATCTGAAACATCATCACAATTCTTGGAGTTGCACTTTATATGGAATTGCATGCTCCTTTTGCATGTTGATGTGTGGCAAAAGGATCTGTGCATGCAAAACATAGTAGCTGTTCATGTTGTTACTGCTTCATATTGTGCTGAAGGTATTTTTTATGAAATATGCCTATTTCTTGAACAGGAAGTGGAAACAGAGCAGTATTACAACTTCTTCTTGGTGGAGCTGAAAGAACAGGGATACGATGGATTCTTTAGTCCCAAGTCCAGAGCAAGAACGATGTCTGAGTCTGACCGCAAGCATGTGGATGGATGTGCGATATTCTACAGAACAGAAAAGTGAGCCATACTTCATTATTACTTAAGGCAGCCATGAGGAGCTTTTggctaaaaaaaatgaaaaaattggCTAAGCTAGACAGCAAAATAAAACTGAGTTTAGACCAACAGTCAGATGGAGCCAGGCCAACCAATATACAAAACTGaggaatgtttttttgtgtatacagaaaatatatgtttatatcTTAAACATCTTTAACATCTTCAACAAAGGAAAAGTGGTCTAACAACAACCTTGGTTCTATTTTTAGTTGATAACAAGTGCAAACTGTCATTGGGGATGTTAATGACATTAATAGGTGGAGTTTTGCTTCAACTGTAAAATGGATTGTTTGAGTTGACATTTCCCATTTGCTGTACAGGTTCAGTTTGGTACAGAAGCATACAGTAGAATTCAACCAGTTGGCCATGGCAAACTCTGAAGGGTCTGAAGCCATGCTGAACCGTGTGATGACCAAGGACAACATTGGAGTAGCGGTGTTGCTGGAGCTGCGCAAAGAGATGATGGAACTATCGTGTGAGTCACCTTTGGAGGGAAAGATACATTTTCTATTCTTCTtctttatttcttcttttttggtTCTTCCGTCACGATAGGCCAgtagaggagaaaatcaccgcCCTGCTgacaaaaacagcctgaccagctaaaggtggtttgctggttgaccagcttgtttgaccaccatACTGTATGATGGTTGAtctgctagaccagcaaaactcttgcgaaaaaAACATACCTTCGGCTGGTCTGGTTttcccagcttatgatggtaattcagctggttttgcttgttgtaccactggtcattttagctggtgttgctggtctatagtgctggtttaactggccataccagcttatgttggtcattctagcaaaccagc belongs to Alosa sapidissima isolate fAloSap1 chromosome 20, fAloSap1.pri, whole genome shotgun sequence and includes:
- the LOC121694481 gene encoding CCR4-NOT transcription complex subunit 6, translated to MPKEKYDPPDPHRMYTIMSSDEAAHGKKSYWAELEISGKVRSLSSGLWSLTHLTALHVSDNSLSRIPPDIAKLHNLVYLDLSSNNIRSLPAELGNMVSLRELLLNNNQLRVLPFELGKLFQLQTLGLKGNPLTQVIMKLYQEPDGTRRLLNYLLDNLAGAIKRIPTEQPPSRSLIVLQEPDRTRPSALFSVMCYNVLCDKYATRQLYGCCPSWALNWEYRKKAIMQEILSCNADIISLQEVETEQYYNFFLVELKEQGYDGFFSPKSRARTMSESDRKHVDGCAIFYRTEKFSLVQKHTVEFNQLAMANSEGSEAMLNRVMTKDNIGVAVLLELRKEMMELSSVKSLQGMEKQLLLVANAHMHWDPEYCDVKLVQTMMFLSEVKNIVDKATRSLKLSSISGETNSIPLVLCADLNSLPDSGVVEFLSTGGVDCTHKDFKELRYSDCLTNFNCNGKNGTSNGMITHGFKLKSAYESGLMPYTNYTFDFKGVIDYIFYSKPQLNVLGILGPLDPHWLLENNISGCPHPHIPSDHFSLFAQLELVLPHLPSLNGVHLPSRR